atactaatgatgatgatcatgatgataataatgatattcctgatgattatgatgatgatcatGATTGGGattatgatgaaaattatgatGATCAAGaagatatttataatcatcatGATAGTGATCATCATGATCTTGATAGACCCCATGTTGTTAATCATGATGACGACCATGATAGTGCAAATGATGGTCATTATGATGGTGATCATAATGGTGCTCATGATGAAGATCAAGATGATTGTGATGGTGCCTATTATGCCAATCATGATGGTGATCTCGATGACCATAATCATCATCAGGATCATCATGGTCACCATCATGAGCGTCAAGATCaccatcatcaccatcattatcatcatgaTCAACATCAATATCATCATGATCTCCATAATGATCATCATGATCATTaaaatcatcattatcattaaaatcacCATTATCATGATGATAATCATGATCATCATCATGAACATCATGGACATCAAGCTTACTATCTTGGTCATCATGATCACCATAATGCTCATCATAATAACCATTATGATCACTTTAATGATCGTAATGATCACCATCACAATCACTGTTATTATCATCATGGACATGA
The sequence above is drawn from the Microplitis demolitor isolate Queensland-Clemson2020A chromosome 3, iyMicDemo2.1a, whole genome shotgun sequence genome and encodes:
- the LOC128667446 gene encoding histidine-rich glycoprotein-like translates to MSMMIITHYGDHDDQDSKLDVHDVHDDDHDYHHDNGDFNDNDDFNDHDDHYGDHDDIDVDHDDNDGDDGDLDAHDGDHDDPDDDYGHRDHHHDWHNRHHHNHLDLHHEHHYDHHHNDHHLHYHGRHHD